Genomic window (Bacillaceae bacterium S4-13-56):
ACCATTTCGGAATCTTTAATATCTAATGCATATCTCAACCGAATCAATATATCGTTGTTCGTCAAAAAATGACCTCCTCCTCTTCAACCTTAATGTTTCCTATTAATCATATAAAATAACAAATGCTTTAAAAAGCTGGTATTCAAAGGTACTTCCTTCAAAATTTCGATTGCCATACAATAGTGATCCCTCATCACTTTTCTTGCTTCTTCTTGCCTAGGAACTGTAACAAAATCGAAATATTTTTTTCATCCATTTCAGATGGCTTTCCAAGTGATGATTGGGTGCCTTCCACTTCTAGAAGATCATCCTTAAATCTGAAAAGCAATTCCAGCATGTCTAGTAAAATTTTTCAAAGCTTCCATTGTAGGCTTATCAAGTTCAGCCAAGATAAGCGGGTGAATAATGGACGCTTCAAATGCAACTCCTGTTTTATAGTGGGGCATGGTATTCAATTGTTCGATATTTAGCGATTTTCCTTTCGATTCTAGATCCATTGCTTGACCTTTGCACATATCCTGAGTTACCTGTGCAGAGTATTGTATTAACTTTAATACTACTTTTGGATCGAAAGTATCTAATGTAGCTTGTTCTTTAACTGCCTTTTGGGTTAAAAATAGTCCAGTCAATTCAGCAATAGCAAAGCTATATACCTCATGTAATGTTTTTCCGCCTCTCCTCAAACCTGCATTATCTTGAGAAGGTAAATCAACAAAAATAAGAGAAGCGGTATGCATATATTCCAACGATTTTAAAAGTGACACAATGGCTTTTCTGTCTAAACCAAGCTCCTTGACTCCCATCATCCAAGTATATATCCCATGGTACCACAGATATTAAAAATGATATTCCTTTTGTTGAGAAATAAAAAAGGCGTCATGACTTTTCATTATTAGTCATTACGCAAAACAATATTATGTAGGGGATTTCCTTCTAAAAAAGATCTCCTCTTCCCATCGATTTAAAGGGAGAGATTGGTGATTTGGTGGACCTGGATTAACTCTTGGCGCTTCTTTTGGTTTATCCTTTTGTTTAGCAGCTGAAATAAGTGAATCCTGCATAGGCTTCCACCTTATTAGCAATAAAACCATCCCTCCAATTAGGAGGCTAGCAATAGCATATGTTATCCATGGAATATAGCTATTCGTGCCTAGGTCAAGCAATCTTCCTCCTAGGAAATGACCCGTAGCTTCACCTAGTCCTGATACGACATTTGCTAATCCAAAGAAGATACCAATTAGGTTTGCTTTTGAAAGTTGTGAAATCGTACTATCCATCGTTGGTAAAAGGAGCATTTCTCCTAAGACAAAAATCGTTCCACTTATAGCTAAGCCTATAAATGAGTTGGCAAAATAGAGAAAGCCTACCCCACCACCAATCAACAAGATGCCAATAAATAGAGCAAATAAGGGGTGTACTCTACTAATTATATGCTTGGTTATTATAGTTTGAAGTAGAATAACAGTAACACTTTTAATCGTCCAAATTAATGCAACATGACCAGGGTTTTCCAACACATCCGTTGCCCTTATAGGAAGAGCTAACGCAAGTTGCGCGTATAATACCCAAATAAGGATACTTACCAAACCAAAGATTACAAACGGTTTGTTTGAAAAAACCTCTTTGTAAGCTCCCAAAGGTACTGGCTTACACTCCTCTTCTCCACACCCCTTTGGAACGAAAATCCAGCTAAGAACTGTAATTACTAAATAAGTTATTCCAGCTATCCAATAAACAATTTTTGGAGAACCAGTAATTAAAAAGAAGACAATAAGCCCCGCTGTTCCAGTACCAATATTAGCTGCAATGCCTCTAAAGGAAAAAGCAGTGGTTTGATTTTCTTTAGAGGCAATCGATGCTATAGCTGCTTTTGTAGAGGGAGCATTTAAACCATTTCCTAATCCAGCAGTGGCCACAGAAAATAAAACAGGAAGATAAGTGTCAAATAATCCAATGGAAACAAATCCAATAGCAGCAATAAAAGCTCCTCCGGATATAACAGTTCTTCTTCCAAGACGATCGGCAAGAAAACCTCCTAATATACTTCCAAATTGAAACGCAATAGCATAGGAGGCAAGGACTCCCCCAATCGTACTTAAACTTAGTCCTACACTCTCCCTAAGCATGATAGGTAAAATGGGAATAACTAAAAAAGATCCTAAGTGAGTTAAGAGAACCCCAAGAAACAATATATATAAGGATTTGTCCATTGTCTTAATGGTGTTAATCATAGGATTCCCCCCTCATTTTGTGTTCATATTTAGATTGTACTTAATAATAATTTTTACTCATATAAGCATCTTATCTACAGAATTTCGTGATAAAATGGAACATAAGATTGGAGTTAACTATGGTTAGGGGATTAATTTTTTGTGGGGTAATTTTAATCATTATTAGAGTCATCCTGGGGTTTCTTTTCGGAGGGTTTTTCTTTATTCCAATCATCTTAGGTGTTATCTTTTCTATGATCTTTTTTTCTCTTTCAACAATAATGAATAGACAAGAAGACATTTTAGTTAAGCTCTATGAACTAGAGCAAAACCAAAAGGATCCGATTTCTAAAAAGACATGTGCAAACTGCGGTTATCTACATACATCAGATTTAAAATCCTGTCCTAATTGTGGGCATAGGTAATAAATAAAAAGCAGACCCAACGACGGGTCTGCTTCGCTCTTATTCGCCTAAGTCTACATTATGGAAAACTTGTTGAACATCTTCTATATCTTCAATGGCATCAATCATTTTTTCAAACCGTGCTAGGGTATCTTCGGGAAGAGTAACATCATTCTGAGCAATCATAGAGATTTCAGCCACAGTAAACTCTGAAACTCCTGCTTGTTTGAATGCCTCTTGAACAGCGTGAAATTCATCAGGTTCTGCGTAAACAATAACTGTTCCGTCTTCTTCTACAAGATCGCGTACTTCAATATCTGCTTCCATCAAGAGTTCAAGAACCTCTTCTTCCGATTTTCCTTCTACACCGATAACAGCAGTTTCATCAAACATATAGGAAACTGATCCGCTGACTCCCATATTACCGCCATTTTTATTGAAGGCGGCTCTTACTTCAGATGCCGTACGATTTACATTATTTGTTAAAGCATCAACAATTACCATTGATCCATTTGGTCCAAAACCTTCATAACGGAGTTTATCAAAATCTTCATCTCCGCCACCTTTTGCTTTATCAATCGCTTTATCAATAATATGTTTTGGCACGTTATAAGTTTTAGCTCTTTCAAGAACAAACTTCAATGCTTGGTTTGCTTCAGGGTCTGGCTCTCCCTGTTTTGCTACTACATAAATTTCTCTACCAAATTTGGCATAGATACGACTAGTGTTTTTATCCTTAGCCGCCTTCTTTTCTTTGATATTGTTCCACTTACGACCCATAATTCCACTCTCTTTCAAAAATCTATTTTGAATTCACCATTATTCATTATACATCATATGTCTAGCTTTTTTCGACACTTTAAGGATTTTATAGGAAAGACTATTTTAATAATAATCTAGTTTACATAATAATGTTACGGGAATATAATGTATTCTACTATCTAGGTATTACAGGTAAAATAATGGCGCTTGGATTTTTTTCATTATGGTAGATGGTTTGGTGAGCAATTTTGATGTTGGTTGTTTTTCCAAGTTCTTCACCAGTATTCAGATTACGATCATATTTTGGAAAAGCGCTAGAGCTGATTTCAATACGAATCCGGTGACCTTTCTTAAACATATGCGAGGTATTCCAACAGTCAATAATGTATTTGTATGTTTCGCCTGGAGTGACAAGAGTTGGATTCCCCATGCTCTCACGAAAACGCGCACGAACCATACCGTCAGTTAACCTTTGTGCATACCCATTAGGCCACACATCGATAAGTTTCACCATAAAATCTGTATCTTTCGCACTTGTAGAAGCAAAAAGCTCCATTTTGATCGGGCCACTGACCTCCACATCCTTTTCCAATTCTTCTGTCGAGTATACAAGCACGTCATCACGGCGTTCGATAGAAGAATAATTATCTGGGCCCCCTATTTGTGCAGAGGTTGCTTCTGTGATAAATGGGACAGGATCATTAGGATCATAAGTATATTGGTCACTATCATTTCCTTTTGGCTTTCCTTGAGAAAGGAAGCCATCTCCAAATCTGCTATTCGCTCTTCCTTTACTATCGATATAGTATTTTATCCACTCTGTACGTGCTAGTGGCCATTCATGTTCATCGCGCCATTGATTGTCTCCCATTACAAACATTTTAACAGGGGGATCCTCTTTAATCCCATCGTTTTCTCCTTTTAGCCAAAGATTAAACCATCTAAGAATATAATGATTAAGATCAATTAATGAGTCTGAACCAAAGTCTAAATCACCTAATTTAGTACTTTGATTTATTTGATGTGGCCAAGGTCCCATTATCATTTTTTGGTTTTTCCTCGCAAATTCACTTGCTCCATTTGTAGCCATACCTTGAAAATTTAAAGGGGTACCAATTTGTTCATCATCATACCATCCTGAGATATGTAAAGCTGGTAAATCAATTTCATGAAATTTGTCTTGATAACTTATACGCTTCCACCAATCGTCCAGTTTAGCGTGTTTAAATTCTTCATGCCACCTGTCTAATTCAAAACCAAGCTCTTCGTCCATAGCTTCAAGTGGAAGATGCTTGTATATTTTTTCCCAATCGATAATGTCTATGTTTTGCATCACTTTCCCACTCGTCATATATAACCAGCAAATATGATGAGGGGTTGGAATACCGGTTGGCCATTCCACAAAGGGATCTGAAGGGGAGACACTTGCTGCTATAGCCTTTAGATGTGGAGGCTTTTTAAGGGCGGTCAACCATTGAATTCTACCTAAGTATGACCCTCCCATCGTTCCCACATTTCCAGAACACCACGCCTGAGATGCAACCCATTCAATTGTGTCATATCCATCATCAGCTTCCTGAAAATATGGATCAAATTCCCCTTTTGAATCACCCCTACCTCTTACATCCATATACATAACAATGAAACCATTCTTTGCAAAATATAAACCATTTTCATGCGATTTGGGTGTTCTCTTCAGATAGGGGGTTCGAACAACAATAGCTGGGAAAGTCCCCTCCCCTTTTGGGAAATACAAATCAGCTGATAGCAGAACCCCATTATGCATAGGAACTTTCATATTTCGTACAATCCTTACTTCATCCATTATGTAAACCTCCTTTTTCTATAAAATTCGAAAGGTAATGAAAGAAATCCTTTAAAACCCTAAATAAAGTTACCTCTTAGGAAAAGAGTTTTGGTAAAATAGTATTAAATTTCCAAAAATTTTAAAACTATTTCCCAATTTGGTCCGTATACCAAAGTGCAGAAAGGAAGTGAAAATGTGACAGAGCTTGCTGAACGTGTTGCACAACCACTTCTGGTGATATCTTTGATGCACCGAATGACTTATCTAAATAATGAATGACAAAAAGGAAGCTTTTGTTAGCTTCCTTCTTCATCTTTTACCAAAGTAATAGGTAACTAACAAATCCATAAATTCTATTAACATGGTCGCAAACATGCAAAATTCATACTATAATATAGGTGGGAAAAACATTCAGAATTTTCACGGATTAAGGGGGAATTAAATGAAAAGAGCTGTACAATGGGTTCCGACCCCAGAATTTAAGGAATCTACTCGCCTATTTCAGTGGATGAAGGAGCACCGAATGACTGATTACGATGAATTTCATCAATACTCCTTAGAAAACATCAGTCATTTCTGGGGAGAGGCAGAAGAAAAATTGGGGATTGAGTGGTATGAAAAATACGAAAAAGTTTTAGATTTATCTCAGGGAATCGCTTTTCCTGAATGGTATACGGATGGAAAAATGAACGTAGTCCATAACGCACTTGATAAATGGGCCCAAAATCCTGAAACAGCCAACAAACAGGCTCTCATATGGGAAGGTGATGATGGAACTTGCATCAAATACACTTTTAAAGATCTTCACCAAAAGGTGTGTGAAATTGCAGCCGGTTTACACGATCTTGGAATTCAGCGAGGAGATGTTATTACTCTATATCTTCCAATGATTCCAGAGACATTGATTGCCATGCTGGCTATCTCGAAAATTGGGGCCATCTTCTCCCCTGCTTTTTCTGGTTATAAGGCTGACGCAGTTGCTAAGCGAATCCAGGCATCCGGTGCTAGGTATTTAATAACTGCAGACGGGTTTTACAGAAGAGGCAAAAAAATAGATATGAAGAAGGAAGCAGATCTCGCAGTAAATCATTGTCCATCTATAGAGAAAGTGATAGTTGTTCATCGAACTGGAGAAATGAATCACGATACCTTTTCTAGAGATGTAGACTGGAAAAATCTCAAGAAAAATGTAAGCGATTTCAAAACAGAAGTAACTGATAGTAATGATCCATTCATGATTATTTATACTTCAGGTACTACAGGAAAACCTAAAGGTGCGTTTCATACTCACTCAGGGTTTCCTATTAAGGCTGCTTTTGATGCTGGGATTTGTATGGATGTTAAACAAGAGGACTGTTTTTTCTGGTATACCGATATGGGTTGGATGATGGGACCATTCCTGGTCTATGGTGGATTGATTAACGGTGCTACTATCGTCATGTTTGAGGGTACCCCTGACTTTCCTAATCCGGATCGGCTATGGCAGATAGTTGATCATCATAGAGTGACCCACCTAGGGATCTCCCCTACACTTGTTCGTTCGATGATGAGGTTTGGATCACAATGGATCACAAAGCATGATCTATCCTCTTTACGATTGATAGGTTCTACGGGAGAACCTTGGAATCCAGAGCCGTGGGAATGGTTGTATAAATACGCGGGAAATGGTAATATTCCTATTTTTAATTATTCTGGAGGAACGGAAATTTCTGGAGGGATTTTTGGAAATGTACTAGTTAAACCAATAACTCCAATTACCTTTAACGCTGCACTCCCTGGGATGGATGTTGGAGTAGTAGATTCGGAGGGAAAAGAAATTTTAGGTGATGTTGGAGAGTTAGTGTTACGACAACCCTGGGTTGGTATGACAAGAGGTTTTTATAAAGATAATGAACGATATGAAGAAACATACTGGAGTAGGTTTCCCAATACTTGGGTTCATGGGGATTGGGTCATTAAAGACAACAAAGGCTATTATACAATTACTGGTCGCTCAGATGATACATTAAATGTCTCAGGAAAACGATTAGGGCCAGCAGAAATTGAATCAGTTATCGTTGAACATGAAGCTGTTATTGAAGCAGGAGTGATTGGTGTCCCCCACGAAGTTAAGGGTGAGGTTCCAATAGGATTTTCAGTGTTACATCCAGATTTTAAACCAACTGAAGAATTAAAACAGGAGATTATAGAACTAACATCACAAAAGCTAGGAAAAGCATTTGCGTTAAAAAACCTTTTCTTTGTATCAGATCTACCTAAGACAAGAAATGCTAAAGTCATGCGTCGGGCCATCAAAACAGCATTTCTCCACTTAGAAGCGGGTGATATGTTTGCTCTTGAAAATGCACATGTTCTAGAAGAAATTAAAGGTCTTCAAGTTTTATAGTTGAAAAAACAGCACTGACGATTGTACACGTCAGTGCTGTTTTTGTTAGCATAATTTTTGCCATATACGACTGTTATCAGGAATTGTATGACTTTCGATGATTGCATAAGCTGCATTCGTTATAGCTTTTGGTAAGGTGTCGCTAATTTCTTTAATATTATTAAAGCTAGCTTCATTTTTTCCGTTCGTTTGAAAATGAAAACCAAACCCCTCCATCCTTTTGACAATCAACATGGCATGATCTAAATTATTTTCTGGTTGAAAATCAGATGTCTGAATAAACTCTCTTTTTTCATAATCATACCAGCGGTCCCACCTGTTCAATTTCCATCCCATAATCCGTCGTGCAATTGATTCCGATTTTCTCATCCGTCGCGCATCCCCTTTTCAATTATGTTATATAACAACTTAATTAATTGTTTTCAATTATATAACAGTATTTTATTGAATGCCAGCATTTTTTCTCAATTTTACAAATAAAAAAGCTTTAAGATAAGTTGTTCTTAAAGCTTATTCTTCTTATTAAGTTCCACAGAAGGTTCTGTAAGGCCGATCAGTTTCAGGAGGAAGTTTTGCATATTCTACCTGGGATAAATTATACTCATAAGGGTTAGCTAGGACTTCAAGAAGCTTATTCATTTCCTGAAAATCCCCTTCATTAGTCGCTTCCAATACTTCTTCAACTCTGTGATTTCTAGGAATAACGGCAGGATTATAATTTTTCATTAAATTCAAAGAAGAAGTTTTATTTTCATCTTGTCTATTTAATCTATCCTCCCATTTTTGTTTCCAGACATTAAATTCATTCAAAGAAAGACCTGAATCTTTCATATCTTCGATCGTCAATCCTTGAAAGGTGTTGGTGTAATCTGCTTTTTGATTTTTCATGATCTCTAATAGTTCTTGTATCAGTTTCTCGTCTTCAGATTCCTCATTAAAAAGCCCTATTTTAGCTCTCATACCACTCAACCAATACTTTTGATAAAGGACCAAGTATTGATCCATTTCTTGTTGAGCTAATTGAACAGCTTTCTCCTCATCTTCATGAATAAGTGGAAGAAGACTTTCTGCAAACCGAACTAGATTCCAACCACCAATTGGAGGCTGATTTTTGTACGCATAACGACCATTTCTATCAATAGAACTAAAAACGGTGTCAGGATCATACGTGTCCATAAAAGCACATGGGCCATAGTCTATGGTCTCCCCACTTATGGCCATATTATCTGTATTCATAACCCCGTGAATAAAGCCTACCAGCTGCCATTTGGAGATTAAGGAAGCTTGCCGATCAATAACAGCACGAAGGAATGATAAATAACTATTATCCTCATCATTTAATTCAGGAAAGTGCCGGTCTATTGTATAATCCGTGAGTGCCTGCAATTCTTCTACAGTAGTTCCCCACTTTTTTGCATATTGAAAAGTTCCTACTCGAATATGACTAGCAGCTACACGAGATAATACCGCTCCCGGTTGTACGGCCTCCCTATATATCGGTTCACCTGTAATTGCTA
Coding sequences:
- a CDS encoding YdiU family protein, encoding MSENGWNFANTYIKLPELFFKKQNPTPVSDPKVVIINNALAESLGLNIESLHQEDGTEILVGNKIPHGSLPISQAYAGHQFGHFTMLGDGRAVLLGEQITPKGQRFDIQLKGSGPTPFSRGGDGRAALGPMLREYIISEAMYGLGIPTTRSLAVAITGEPIYREAVQPGAVLSRVAASHIRVGTFQYAKKWGTTVEELQALTDYTIDRHFPELNDEDNSYLSFLRAVIDRQASLISKWQLVGFIHGVMNTDNMAISGETIDYGPCAFMDTYDPDTVFSSIDRNGRYAYKNQPPIGGWNLVRFAESLLPLIHEDEEKAVQLAQQEMDQYLVLYQKYWLSGMRAKIGLFNEESEDEKLIQELLEIMKNQKADYTNTFQGLTIEDMKDSGLSLNEFNVWKQKWEDRLNRQDENKTSSLNLMKNYNPAVIPRNHRVEEVLEATNEGDFQEMNKLLEVLANPYEYNLSQVEYAKLPPETDRPYRTFCGT
- a CDS encoding YebC/PmpR family DNA-binding transcriptional regulator — its product is MGRKWNNIKEKKAAKDKNTSRIYAKFGREIYVVAKQGEPDPEANQALKFVLERAKTYNVPKHIIDKAIDKAKGGGDEDFDKLRYEGFGPNGSMVIVDALTNNVNRTASEVRAAFNKNGGNMGVSGSVSYMFDETAVIGVEGKSEEEVLELLMEADIEVRDLVEEDGTVIVYAEPDEFHAVQEAFKQAGVSEFTVAEISMIAQNDVTLPEDTLARFEKMIDAIEDIEDVQQVFHNVDLGE
- a CDS encoding AMP-binding protein, producing the protein MKRAVQWVPTPEFKESTRLFQWMKEHRMTDYDEFHQYSLENISHFWGEAEEKLGIEWYEKYEKVLDLSQGIAFPEWYTDGKMNVVHNALDKWAQNPETANKQALIWEGDDGTCIKYTFKDLHQKVCEIAAGLHDLGIQRGDVITLYLPMIPETLIAMLAISKIGAIFSPAFSGYKADAVAKRIQASGARYLITADGFYRRGKKIDMKKEADLAVNHCPSIEKVIVVHRTGEMNHDTFSRDVDWKNLKKNVSDFKTEVTDSNDPFMIIYTSGTTGKPKGAFHTHSGFPIKAAFDAGICMDVKQEDCFFWYTDMGWMMGPFLVYGGLINGATIVMFEGTPDFPNPDRLWQIVDHHRVTHLGISPTLVRSMMRFGSQWITKHDLSSLRLIGSTGEPWNPEPWEWLYKYAGNGNIPIFNYSGGTEISGGIFGNVLVKPITPITFNAALPGMDVGVVDSEGKEILGDVGELVLRQPWVGMTRGFYKDNERYEETYWSRFPNTWVHGDWVIKDNKGYYTITGRSDDTLNVSGKRLGPAEIESVIVEHEAVIEAGVIGVPHEVKGEVPIGFSVLHPDFKPTEELKQEIIELTSQKLGKAFALKNLFFVSDLPKTRNAKVMRRAIKTAFLHLEAGDMFALENAHVLEEIKGLQVL
- a CDS encoding MFS transporter, with the protein product MINTIKTMDKSLYILFLGVLLTHLGSFLVIPILPIMLRESVGLSLSTIGGVLASYAIAFQFGSILGGFLADRLGRRTVISGGAFIAAIGFVSIGLFDTYLPVLFSVATAGLGNGLNAPSTKAAIASIASKENQTTAFSFRGIAANIGTGTAGLIVFFLITGSPKIVYWIAGITYLVITVLSWIFVPKGCGEEECKPVPLGAYKEVFSNKPFVIFGLVSILIWVLYAQLALALPIRATDVLENPGHVALIWTIKSVTVILLQTIITKHIISRVHPLFALFIGILLIGGGVGFLYFANSFIGLAISGTIFVLGEMLLLPTMDSTISQLSKANLIGIFFGLANVVSGLGEATGHFLGGRLLDLGTNSYIPWITYAIASLLIGGMVLLLIRWKPMQDSLISAAKQKDKPKEAPRVNPGPPNHQSLPLNRWEEEIFFRRKSPT
- a CDS encoding CocE/NonD family hydrolase, giving the protein MDEVRIVRNMKVPMHNGVLLSADLYFPKGEGTFPAIVVRTPYLKRTPKSHENGLYFAKNGFIVMYMDVRGRGDSKGEFDPYFQEADDGYDTIEWVASQAWCSGNVGTMGGSYLGRIQWLTALKKPPHLKAIAASVSPSDPFVEWPTGIPTPHHICWLYMTSGKVMQNIDIIDWEKIYKHLPLEAMDEELGFELDRWHEEFKHAKLDDWWKRISYQDKFHEIDLPALHISGWYDDEQIGTPLNFQGMATNGASEFARKNQKMIMGPWPHQINQSTKLGDLDFGSDSLIDLNHYILRWFNLWLKGENDGIKEDPPVKMFVMGDNQWRDEHEWPLARTEWIKYYIDSKGRANSRFGDGFLSQGKPKGNDSDQYTYDPNDPVPFITEATSAQIGGPDNYSSIERRDDVLVYSTEELEKDVEVSGPIKMELFASTSAKDTDFMVKLIDVWPNGYAQRLTDGMVRARFRESMGNPTLVTPGETYKYIIDCWNTSHMFKKGHRIRIEISSSAFPKYDRNLNTGEELGKTTNIKIAHQTIYHNEKNPSAIILPVIPR